In Listeria cossartiae subsp. cossartiae, one genomic interval encodes:
- a CDS encoding metal-sensitive transcriptional regulator yields the protein MDSDQKKALVTRFAKIEGHVRSIKNMTEDERDLETIMQQIAAVKKAMDAAAKLIYTEQMKELIEQGETDEAIIKKKIDSFIR from the coding sequence ATGGACAGCGATCAAAAGAAAGCATTAGTAACGAGGTTTGCTAAGATAGAAGGACACGTGCGTTCAATCAAAAACATGACAGAAGACGAACGTGATTTAGAAACGATTATGCAACAAATAGCTGCGGTGAAAAAAGCGATGGACGCCGCTGCAAAACTAATTTATACCGAGCAAATGAAAGAATTAATCGAACAAGGCGAAACGGATGAAGCGATCATCAAAAAGAAAATCGATAGTTTTATCCGTTAA
- a CDS encoding YtnP family quorum-quenching lactonase — MDSIQIGEINIYWLRGGYTHFDGGAMFGVVPKPLWEKKYPANEKNQLANVTDPMFFQYLGKNYLIDSGLGNGRLTEKQKRNYGVTEESFVLEDLAELGIAPEDIDYVLMTHLHFDHVLGLTGISKEGDYYSIFPNAEIWTSEVEWDEMCHPNIRSKATYWQENWKAIEGQVRTFTQEKVFDDAIKMTHTGGHSNGHSVIWFESDGEKAIHMADIFPTFAHQNVLWVTAYDDYPMTSISAKQTIFKQTFGQNYWFLSYHDARFRAVKIGENGEVESELKIAYRN; from the coding sequence GTGGATTCCATTCAAATTGGAGAAATCAACATCTATTGGTTGCGTGGCGGTTATACTCATTTTGATGGCGGGGCAATGTTCGGCGTTGTGCCAAAACCTTTGTGGGAGAAAAAATATCCAGCAAATGAAAAAAATCAACTGGCTAACGTAACCGATCCCATGTTTTTTCAGTATTTAGGAAAAAATTATCTAATCGATAGTGGGCTAGGGAACGGTCGATTAACCGAAAAGCAAAAGCGTAATTATGGCGTGACAGAAGAATCATTTGTGCTGGAAGACTTGGCCGAATTAGGTATTGCTCCAGAAGATATCGATTATGTTTTAATGACACATTTACATTTTGATCATGTGTTAGGCCTCACTGGTATATCAAAAGAGGGCGATTATTACTCGATTTTCCCGAATGCGGAAATTTGGACTTCGGAGGTGGAGTGGGATGAAATGTGTCACCCTAATATTCGTTCAAAAGCAACTTATTGGCAAGAAAACTGGAAAGCGATAGAAGGACAAGTTCGCACATTTACACAAGAAAAAGTGTTTGATGATGCAATCAAAATGACCCATACTGGCGGACATAGCAACGGGCATTCTGTCATTTGGTTCGAGTCGGACGGCGAGAAGGCGATTCATATGGCGGATATTTTCCCGACATTCGCGCATCAAAATGTCCTTTGGGTAACTGCTTATGATGATTATCCAATGACATCTATTTCCGCGAAACAGACAATTTTCAAACAGACTTTCGGGCAAAATTACTGGTTTTTATCCTACCATGATGCAAGATTTCGAGCAGTTAAAATTGGCGAAAATGGGGAAGTCGAATCCGAATTGAAAATAGCATATCGAAATTAA
- the trmB gene encoding tRNA (guanosine(46)-N7)-methyltransferase TrmB, with amino-acid sequence MRVKHKPWAKDRLEEFPAIYIKNPEDFKGRWQEVFGNNNPIHIEIGSGKGQFISGMAKANPEINYIGIEMIESVLVSALDKAIEADVPNLRLVARDAKLLEECFEKGEIAQIYLNFSDPWPKKRHTKRRLTNPTFLTIYERLLPKAGEIHFKTDNRSLFEYSLVAFSEYNMLLTFVSLDLHNSDYEGNIKTEYEEKFSAKGFPIYRLEAKFDRN; translated from the coding sequence ATGCGTGTAAAACATAAACCATGGGCAAAAGATCGTTTGGAAGAATTTCCAGCAATTTACATCAAAAACCCAGAAGATTTTAAAGGTCGTTGGCAAGAAGTGTTTGGCAATAATAATCCTATTCATATCGAAATCGGTTCTGGTAAAGGTCAATTTATTAGTGGCATGGCAAAAGCGAATCCGGAAATCAATTATATTGGTATCGAAATGATTGAAAGTGTCCTCGTTTCTGCGCTGGATAAAGCAATCGAAGCAGACGTTCCTAATTTGCGCCTTGTTGCAAGAGATGCAAAATTACTAGAAGAATGCTTCGAAAAAGGAGAAATTGCACAAATTTATTTAAATTTCTCTGATCCATGGCCGAAAAAGCGCCATACAAAACGTCGCTTAACAAATCCGACATTCTTAACGATTTATGAACGACTGTTACCAAAAGCGGGGGAGATTCATTTCAAAACCGATAACCGTAGTTTATTCGAATATTCGTTAGTGGCATTTTCAGAATACAACATGTTACTAACATTCGTTTCACTTGATTTGCATAACAGCGATTACGAAGGGAATATCAAAACTGAATACGAAGAAAAATTTTCAGCGAAAGGATTCCCGATCTATCGTCTTGAAGCAAAATTTGATAGAAATTAA
- a CDS encoding phosphotransferase family protein: MKNDFFGREYDIAPAGGETGQAFVATHEDEKFFLKRNSSPFLAALSVENIVPKLVWTRRVENGDVITAQKWVNCHILTREEMVGPRVAQLLAKIHQSENLQHMLAKIENCYFSADQLLKLVKAGTEDTTEEITAAIHYLEANIPVVETTDYVVCHGDVNHNNWIISEENELFLVDWDGAMLADAANDIGMILYQYIPRKDWERWLANYGTTLTVELHRKLKWYTICQTVMQLTTDQSDEANERAKQIFQNAIEDDEV; this comes from the coding sequence ATGAAAAATGACTTTTTTGGGAGAGAATATGACATAGCCCCGGCCGGAGGGGAAACTGGCCAAGCATTCGTTGCAACACATGAAGACGAAAAATTCTTTTTAAAAAGAAATTCTTCGCCTTTTTTAGCTGCGCTTTCCGTAGAAAACATTGTACCGAAGCTAGTTTGGACGAGACGGGTGGAGAATGGCGATGTCATCACTGCGCAAAAATGGGTCAATTGCCATATTTTAACGCGTGAAGAAATGGTTGGACCAAGAGTGGCACAACTATTAGCCAAAATCCATCAATCAGAAAACTTGCAACATATGCTAGCCAAAATCGAAAACTGCTATTTTTCGGCGGATCAACTGTTGAAACTTGTAAAAGCTGGAACAGAAGATACTACGGAAGAAATAACAGCAGCGATTCACTATTTAGAAGCAAATATTCCTGTAGTGGAAACGACTGATTACGTCGTTTGTCACGGGGATGTTAATCATAATAATTGGATTATTTCTGAGGAAAATGAACTGTTTCTTGTCGATTGGGATGGCGCGATGCTTGCTGATGCCGCGAACGATATCGGCATGATTTTGTATCAATACATTCCGCGAAAAGATTGGGAGCGCTGGCTAGCTAATTACGGCACCACGCTAACGGTTGAATTACATCGCAAATTAAAGTGGTACACCATTTGCCAAACAGTGATGCAACTTACAACGGACCAATCCGATGAAGCAAATGAACGAGCAAAACAAATTTTTCAAAATGCAATAGAAGATGATGAGGTGTAA
- the mdrM gene encoding multidrug efflux MFS transporter MdrM, which translates to MNMKAASTSVKRNGILIVMLMGAFVTILNQTLMNVALPSIMKDFGITASQGQWLSTGFMLVNGVMIPMTAFLIERFTTRQLYLFAMITFAIGTAIGGFATDYTMLIAGRMVQAIGAGIVMPLLTVVVLNLFPMERRGRAMGLIGLAMNFAPAIGPTLSGWIVQQYDWRNLFFIIIPFAILDIVVAIFLLKNVGKRTFPKLDILGVIMSTVGFGSLLLGFSNAGDHDWLTWKVAGFIILGLVVLGIFIRYQTSNKAPLLNFRVFKYPTFALTTAISFFVVMGLFGGMLLLPIFLQTVRGFSPLESGLVLLPGALVTAVLSPVTGVMFDRFGAKYLSLVGLIIMAGSTFMFTNLDESTTLTFIIIVQTIRSAGMAMVMMPLQTAALNSLPLKLASHGSAMFNTMRQVAGSIGTAALITVMSKSAASFADKLGPADVIGKTKTEIANHVLIHGIETAFLVAGILSVVACILALFIQKNRSAMEPIVTKTEEA; encoded by the coding sequence TTGAATATGAAAGCAGCAAGTACATCAGTGAAGCGTAATGGTATTTTGATTGTTATGCTTATGGGCGCCTTTGTTACGATTCTCAACCAAACGTTGATGAATGTCGCGCTACCAAGTATTATGAAAGATTTTGGAATTACAGCCAGTCAAGGGCAATGGTTGTCGACTGGATTTATGTTAGTCAATGGTGTCATGATTCCGATGACGGCCTTTTTAATTGAACGATTTACAACGCGTCAACTTTACTTATTTGCGATGATTACCTTTGCGATTGGTACAGCGATTGGCGGATTTGCAACAGATTATACGATGCTTATTGCTGGTCGTATGGTACAAGCGATTGGTGCCGGGATTGTTATGCCGCTACTAACCGTTGTCGTATTAAATTTATTCCCAATGGAACGAAGAGGGCGGGCAATGGGCTTAATTGGTCTTGCCATGAACTTTGCGCCCGCGATTGGCCCGACGCTTTCTGGTTGGATCGTGCAACAATATGATTGGCGCAATTTATTCTTTATTATTATTCCATTCGCGATACTTGATATTGTCGTAGCGATTTTCTTACTTAAAAATGTCGGAAAAAGAACGTTCCCGAAACTCGACATATTGGGTGTTATTATGTCGACAGTCGGGTTCGGAAGCTTGTTACTTGGATTTAGTAATGCCGGAGACCATGATTGGCTCACTTGGAAAGTAGCTGGCTTTATTATTCTGGGTCTAGTTGTATTAGGAATATTTATTCGTTATCAAACAAGCAACAAAGCACCACTGCTTAACTTTAGAGTATTTAAATATCCAACATTTGCTTTAACAACCGCGATTAGTTTTTTCGTTGTGATGGGATTATTTGGCGGAATGTTGCTACTACCAATTTTCTTGCAAACTGTTAGAGGATTTTCGCCGCTTGAATCAGGCTTGGTTCTCTTGCCGGGCGCACTCGTCACGGCCGTACTTTCTCCGGTCACCGGGGTGATGTTTGACCGTTTTGGGGCTAAGTATTTATCATTAGTCGGTTTGATTATTATGGCCGGTTCGACATTCATGTTTACAAATCTGGACGAATCGACCACATTAACTTTTATCATTATCGTGCAAACTATCCGTTCGGCGGGTATGGCGATGGTGATGATGCCACTACAAACGGCGGCACTCAATTCACTACCATTAAAACTAGCATCCCATGGTTCAGCGATGTTCAATACGATGCGTCAAGTTGCCGGATCGATTGGTACAGCAGCACTGATTACTGTCATGTCCAAAAGTGCCGCGAGCTTTGCGGATAAACTTGGACCAGCCGATGTGATTGGCAAAACGAAAACGGAAATTGCGAATCACGTGCTTATCCACGGAATTGAAACAGCCTTTTTAGTTGCTGGAATTCTTTCCGTTGTCGCTTGCATCCTAGCGTTATTTATTCAAAAAAATAGAAGTGCAATGGAACCAATCGTGACTAAAACTGAAGAAGCTTAA
- a CDS encoding MarR family winged helix-turn-helix transcriptional regulator, giving the protein MDEKLVKEVIFSFREVQRKTHHVLAEEAANREITTTQLLAIRELQRESELTLGELAERMKLGKSTVSGIVDRLVKAGFLKRTRNETNRRALSLELTEKGATKAAETYHVFFNRLEPILEIGEDRLKEMLEMHQEIITILEREGARD; this is encoded by the coding sequence ATGGATGAAAAATTAGTGAAAGAGGTTATTTTCTCTTTTCGCGAAGTACAACGAAAAACGCATCATGTGTTGGCAGAAGAAGCAGCAAATCGAGAAATTACAACGACACAATTACTCGCAATCAGAGAATTACAAAGAGAGTCAGAATTAACGCTTGGTGAATTAGCAGAACGAATGAAGCTTGGAAAAAGTACGGTATCCGGCATTGTAGATCGATTAGTGAAAGCGGGATTTTTGAAACGGACAAGAAATGAAACGAACCGCCGTGCACTCAGCTTAGAATTAACGGAAAAAGGAGCTACGAAAGCAGCAGAAACGTATCATGTTTTCTTTAATCGTTTAGAGCCTATCTTAGAAATCGGCGAAGATAGATTGAAAGAAATGCTAGAAATGCACCAAGAGATTATTACTATTTTGGAAAGGGAAGGTGCACGAGATTGA
- the dat gene encoding D-amino-acid transaminase: MKVLVNNHLVEREDATVDIEDRGYQFGDGVYEVVRLYNGKFFTYNEHIDRLYASAAKIDLVIPYSKEELRELLEKLVAENNINTGNVYLQVTRGVQNPRNHVMPDDFPLEGVLTAAAREVPRNEQQFIEGGPVITEEDVRWLRCDIKSLNLLGNILAKNKAHQQNALEAVLHRGEQVTECSASNVSIIKDGVLWTHAADNLILNGITRQVIIAVAKKNGIPVKEADFTLTDLREADEVFISSTTIEITPVTHIDGVQVADGKRGPITAKLHQYFVEEIVAACGEVELAK; encoded by the coding sequence ATGAAAGTATTAGTAAATAACCATTTAGTGGAAAGAGAAGATGCCACAGTTGACATTGAAGACCGCGGATATCAGTTTGGTGATGGTGTATATGAAGTAGTTCGTCTATATAATGGTAAATTCTTCACTTATAATGAACACATTGATCGTTTATATGCTAGCGCAGCAAAAATTGACTTAGTTATTCCATATTCTAAAGAAGAGTTACGTGAATTATTAGAAAAATTAGTTGCCGAAAATAATATTAATACAGGAAATGTATACTTACAAGTGACACGTGGAGTTCAAAATCCGCGTAATCATGTAATGCCAGATGATTTCCCATTAGAAGGCGTGCTAACTGCAGCCGCTCGCGAAGTACCAAGAAATGAGCAACAATTTATAGAAGGTGGACCAGTCATCACAGAAGAAGATGTACGCTGGTTACGCTGTGATATTAAGAGCTTGAATTTACTTGGCAACATTTTAGCGAAAAACAAAGCGCATCAACAAAATGCGTTAGAAGCTGTTTTGCACCGTGGAGAGCAAGTAACCGAATGTTCTGCTTCCAACGTTTCTATTATTAAAGATGGCGTGTTATGGACACATGCTGCAGATAATTTAATCTTGAATGGTATTACTCGTCAAGTTATTATCGCTGTTGCGAAAAAGAACGGTATTCCTGTCAAAGAAGCTGATTTCACTTTAACGGATCTTCGTGAAGCGGATGAAGTTTTCATTTCAAGCACAACAATTGAAATCACACCAGTTACGCATATCGATGGTGTACAAGTAGCTGACGGTAAACGCGGTCCAATCACTGCGAAATTACATCAATACTTTGTAGAAGAAATTGTCGCTGCATGTGGTGAAGTTGAATTAGCTAAATAA
- the pepV gene encoding dipeptidase PepV: MTEINWQKEVESRKDDFLEDLKGLLRIPSVRDDSKKTEDAPFGPDVKRALDYMIELGKKDGFATKEVGNVAGHLEYGQGEELVGVLGHVDVVPVGDGWTNGPFEPTLRDGKLYARGVADDKGPTIAGYYALKIIKELGLPLSRRVRIIIGSDEESGMSCVERYFETEEQPTLGFVPDAEFPIIHAEKGISELDVSFKDGEASGEAAFRLLSVESGERYNMVPDHATAILEDVKDFDKLASAFKTFLANHPVEGTLEENGKSVKINIVGKSAHAMEPNNGVNAGLHLVGFLGKFKLTGAANDFVTFGRDYLFGDSRAVKLGISYEDAESGELTMNVGVIRYDVAEGGKYGLNFRYPVTANMDKLKNKMQTVVYEYNAQYTHYEDSKPLFVPKDHPLIQTLQEVYTKQTGEEATLLAIGGGTYARHMETGVAFGALFPGREDTMHQKDEFSYFDDLLKATAIYAEALYKLAK, encoded by the coding sequence ATGACAGAAATTAATTGGCAAAAAGAAGTGGAATCACGCAAAGATGATTTCCTAGAAGATTTAAAAGGGCTTCTTCGCATTCCAAGTGTTCGCGATGACAGTAAAAAAACAGAAGATGCGCCGTTTGGACCGGACGTGAAACGCGCACTCGACTATATGATCGAATTAGGTAAAAAAGATGGCTTCGCTACGAAAGAAGTTGGAAACGTAGCAGGACACCTTGAATACGGTCAAGGCGAAGAACTAGTTGGTGTTTTAGGACATGTGGATGTTGTTCCTGTTGGTGACGGCTGGACAAACGGACCATTCGAACCAACTTTACGCGATGGCAAATTATACGCTCGCGGAGTTGCGGACGATAAAGGCCCAACAATCGCTGGTTATTACGCACTTAAAATTATTAAAGAATTAGGCTTACCACTTTCACGCCGTGTTAGAATCATCATTGGCTCTGATGAAGAAAGCGGTATGAGCTGTGTAGAACGCTATTTCGAAACAGAAGAACAACCAACACTTGGTTTCGTTCCAGATGCAGAATTCCCAATCATTCACGCGGAAAAAGGTATCTCTGAACTAGACGTATCTTTCAAAGACGGCGAGGCGAGCGGAGAAGCAGCATTCCGTTTACTTAGCGTAGAATCAGGCGAACGTTACAACATGGTTCCTGACCATGCAACAGCTATTTTAGAAGACGTAAAAGACTTCGACAAACTAGCAAGTGCGTTCAAAACTTTCTTAGCAAACCATCCAGTAGAAGGAACTTTAGAAGAAAATGGCAAATCCGTTAAAATCAACATCGTCGGCAAATCTGCCCATGCGATGGAACCAAACAACGGTGTAAATGCGGGTCTTCATTTAGTTGGCTTCCTTGGTAAATTTAAATTAACTGGAGCTGCAAATGATTTCGTAACATTTGGTCGTGATTATCTGTTTGGCGATTCCCGTGCCGTTAAACTAGGCATTAGCTATGAAGATGCAGAAAGTGGCGAGCTAACAATGAACGTAGGCGTTATTCGTTACGATGTAGCAGAAGGCGGTAAATACGGACTGAATTTCCGTTACCCAGTGACTGCTAACATGGACAAACTGAAAAATAAAATGCAAACAGTGGTATATGAGTACAACGCACAATATACACATTACGAAGATTCCAAACCACTTTTCGTACCAAAAGATCACCCACTTATTCAAACTTTACAAGAAGTGTATACAAAACAAACTGGCGAAGAAGCTACTTTACTAGCAATCGGTGGCGGAACTTATGCACGTCATATGGAGACAGGCGTAGCGTTCGGCGCACTATTCCCAGGGCGTGAAGACACGATGCACCAAAAAGATGAATTCAGCTATTTTGACGATTTATTAAAAGCTACAGCAATTTATGCAGAAGCACTTTACAAATTAGCGAAGTAA
- a CDS encoding NUDIX hydrolase, which produces MKPIYPAVKAVIVKDGEFLALKKKGVEGDVFELPGGRMTYGETHGEALFREVYEETKLQVQPFILYDTWEFFHEDFQITGVIYLVEMPEGGEIELSDEHEEYRFLPLEKESLNVIDIVFSSRMERWDFEAIKGFMRK; this is translated from the coding sequence ATGAAACCTATATATCCTGCAGTAAAAGCAGTTATCGTAAAAGACGGAGAGTTTTTAGCACTCAAGAAAAAAGGGGTAGAAGGAGACGTGTTTGAACTTCCAGGAGGCCGCATGACTTACGGTGAAACACACGGAGAAGCCCTTTTTAGAGAGGTTTATGAGGAAACCAAATTACAAGTGCAACCATTTATTTTATATGATACGTGGGAATTTTTCCATGAGGACTTCCAAATTACCGGCGTTATTTATTTAGTAGAAATGCCAGAAGGTGGCGAAATCGAATTATCCGATGAACACGAAGAATATCGCTTTTTACCACTAGAAAAAGAAAGCTTAAACGTCATCGATATCGTTTTTTCTTCGCGGATGGAACGTTGGGATTTTGAAGCAATTAAAGGTTTTATGAGAAAATAG
- a CDS encoding NAD(P)H-hydrate dehydratase: MKKITPKAMCAWIPKREDETHKGDYGRVLIVAGNKQFGGAAIMAAEACVKSGAGLTTVASDSVNRPALQTRIPECMFIDYENITSLSEQISQFDTILIGPGLGLDAYAEEIFQLVLQKSTEQQQVIIDGDGITIYAKGETPHPAAKLTFTPHAGEWKRLKALAPDAETPTDVALAIDATIVLKGHRTKVYSGESAWQNMYGTPAMATGGMGDTLAGTICGLMAQTEKPITGTLAAVFLHSYIGEILAKKRYVVLPTEIAEELPTYLKIFSETDEHA; encoded by the coding sequence ATGAAGAAAATAACACCGAAAGCAATGTGCGCATGGATTCCAAAACGTGAGGACGAAACACACAAAGGTGACTATGGGCGCGTTTTAATTGTCGCTGGAAACAAACAATTTGGCGGTGCTGCCATTATGGCGGCAGAAGCTTGCGTCAAAAGTGGTGCTGGTTTAACAACGGTTGCCTCTGATAGTGTCAACCGCCCCGCTCTCCAAACAAGAATTCCTGAATGTATGTTTATTGATTATGAAAATATCACGAGTCTAAGCGAACAAATCAGCCAATTTGATACGATTTTAATTGGGCCGGGACTTGGATTAGATGCATATGCCGAAGAAATTTTCCAGTTAGTATTACAAAAATCAACCGAACAGCAGCAAGTGATTATTGACGGTGACGGTATTACTATTTATGCAAAAGGAGAAACGCCCCATCCGGCTGCTAAACTAACTTTCACACCACATGCTGGCGAATGGAAACGGCTAAAAGCATTGGCTCCTGATGCCGAAACACCAACAGATGTTGCGCTTGCGATCGATGCCACCATTGTACTTAAAGGACATCGTACCAAAGTATATTCCGGCGAATCCGCTTGGCAAAATATGTACGGCACACCGGCAATGGCAACTGGCGGTATGGGCGATACGCTGGCCGGAACGATTTGCGGATTGATGGCACAAACAGAAAAGCCAATTACTGGCACGCTAGCCGCAGTCTTTTTACACAGCTATATCGGTGAAATTTTAGCTAAAAAACGCTATGTAGTACTTCCAACGGAGATTGCCGAAGAATTACCAACTTATTTGAAAATTTTTAGCGAAACTGACGAGCATGCTTAA
- a CDS encoding phosphatase PAP2 family protein, with protein sequence MKKTPFIISGIALLGFIFFMTGVMTGAKWIQRFDDYWNSIIRTGITDTKTTVISYLTDIGGVATICILTVIVIIVFVLMRKVDLAIWFGGIVLIGGALIPSIIKNIVQRPRPTYKLIEQGGFSFPSGHSTGSTVFYGMLAFLLILYVSRRWLRITIGILALGLVIFIMYSRVYLGVHFPSDVVAGFLIGSAALFSGIGCYFIWNEKLALWASKFKKA encoded by the coding sequence ATGAAAAAAACACCATTTATTATTAGCGGTATCGCCCTCCTTGGATTTATTTTCTTTATGACTGGCGTTATGACCGGGGCAAAATGGATTCAACGTTTTGATGATTATTGGAATAGTATTATTCGCACTGGTATTACGGATACGAAAACGACTGTGATTTCATATTTAACGGATATTGGTGGGGTAGCGACCATTTGTATTTTGACTGTAATCGTGATTATTGTGTTTGTTTTGATGCGAAAAGTAGATCTGGCGATTTGGTTTGGCGGCATAGTTTTAATTGGTGGCGCGCTGATTCCTTCCATTATTAAAAATATCGTTCAACGACCAAGACCTACGTATAAATTAATCGAACAAGGCGGATTTAGTTTTCCGAGTGGACACTCTACAGGGTCTACCGTTTTTTACGGAATGCTCGCTTTCTTGTTAATTCTGTATGTTAGCCGCAGATGGCTTCGTATAACGATTGGCATTCTTGCGCTGGGCCTTGTTATTTTCATCATGTATTCCCGCGTTTACTTAGGTGTTCATTTTCCAAGTGATGTTGTCGCAGGATTCTTAATCGGTAGTGCAGCACTTTTCAGCGGCATCGGTTGTTACTTTATTTGGAATGAAAAATTAGCTTTATGGGCTAGTAAATTTAAAAAAGCATAG
- a CDS encoding putative polysaccharide biosynthesis protein, translating into MGSKLLRGTFILTLGTLISKVLGILYVIPFYAIIGGDEPALLYNFGYVPYQLFLSIATAGIPLAVAKYIAKYNAMEEYAVGRRLFKTGVYLMIFSGIVCFLAMYGLAPTLARMQQLEGGYSLADGIQVIRAVSFALLIIPVMSLLRGFFQGYNSMGPSAVSQVLEQVVRIMFLLAGTFIVMYVLDGNVVTAISIATFSAFVGAFASLLLLLWYFYKRKPGLDRMLLEDRGTVKISIPTLYKDIILSAIPFIIVGSATSLYQLIDQFTLGRVLEYIGITPELVNSYVAIINFDVQKLIMIPGTLAIAFSMALVPLVTGAYVRKEYAQVKRQLNDVFQILLFLTIPACFGIAMLARPLFTVFFAPSDNGTELLQLFAPIAILFSLFSVSAAVLQGIDEQRFTVLGLLLGLLAKSVLQMPLIMLFEAKGSIIATGIGYAVSCIFMLLIIKKYVRFSFKIILRRTVLFFGMTALMGLVVIVLYLFMGNFVSTDRKIPALIITIVCGGIGAIFYGYMAFKLHLSDKLFGPRGTRLREKLRIR; encoded by the coding sequence ATGGGTTCAAAACTGCTCAGAGGAACATTTATTCTGACACTAGGGACATTAATCTCTAAAGTGCTCGGAATATTGTATGTGATTCCGTTTTATGCGATTATTGGAGGAGATGAACCAGCGCTTCTGTATAATTTCGGTTATGTGCCGTATCAATTATTCTTAAGCATTGCGACTGCTGGGATTCCGCTAGCTGTTGCTAAATATATAGCAAAATATAATGCGATGGAAGAATACGCGGTTGGCCGACGATTATTTAAAACAGGTGTATATTTAATGATTTTCTCCGGCATTGTCTGTTTCCTAGCGATGTATGGACTTGCGCCAACGCTTGCTCGTATGCAGCAGCTGGAAGGCGGTTATAGTTTAGCAGATGGGATTCAGGTTATTCGTGCAGTTAGTTTTGCCTTACTTATTATTCCAGTCATGAGTTTACTTCGAGGTTTTTTCCAAGGATATAATTCGATGGGGCCTTCTGCTGTATCACAAGTTTTAGAACAAGTTGTACGAATTATGTTCTTACTTGCTGGCACATTTATTGTGATGTACGTGCTTGATGGAAATGTAGTAACAGCTATTAGTATCGCTACATTCTCTGCTTTTGTAGGTGCTTTTGCCAGTTTACTTTTACTACTATGGTATTTTTACAAACGAAAACCAGGACTTGACCGAATGCTTTTAGAGGACAGAGGGACGGTGAAAATTTCGATCCCGACGCTGTATAAAGATATTATTCTTTCGGCAATTCCTTTTATTATTGTTGGATCAGCAACTTCGCTTTATCAACTGATTGACCAATTTACTTTAGGGCGGGTACTGGAATATATTGGTATTACTCCCGAACTAGTGAATTCGTATGTAGCGATTATTAACTTTGACGTTCAAAAATTGATTATGATTCCGGGAACACTTGCGATTGCGTTTTCGATGGCGCTTGTTCCACTGGTTACGGGTGCTTATGTTCGAAAAGAATATGCCCAAGTGAAACGCCAACTAAATGACGTTTTCCAAATTTTATTATTTTTAACAATTCCTGCTTGTTTCGGTATTGCGATGCTAGCAAGACCATTATTTACCGTATTTTTCGCGCCTAGTGATAACGGAACCGAACTATTACAACTGTTTGCGCCAATTGCGATTTTGTTCTCGCTATTTAGTGTTTCTGCGGCAGTCCTTCAAGGGATTGATGAACAACGCTTTACGGTACTTGGTTTATTACTCGGTTTACTTGCAAAATCGGTGCTACAAATGCCATTAATCATGCTGTTTGAAGCAAAAGGGTCGATTATTGCCACTGGAATTGGTTACGCGGTCTCTTGTATTTTCATGCTACTTATTATTAAGAAATATGTTCGTTTCTCGTTCAAAATTATTTTGCGACGAACGGTGCTTTTCTTTGGAATGACAGCTTTAATGGGGCTTGTGGTTATTGTACTTTATCTATTCATGGGCAATTTTGTTTCAACGGATCGGAAAATCCCTGCGTTAATCATTACCATCGTTTGTGGTGGAATCGGCGCGATTTTCTATGGCTACATGGCATTCAAACTACACTTGTCTGACAAATTATTTGGACCGCGCGGAACGAGATTACGTGAAAAACTAAGAATTCGCTAG